A segment of the Candidatus Brevundimonas phytovorans genome:
TGGAAATCGTCGACACCCTGGTGCGCTCCGGCGCCGTGGACATCGTGGTCATCGACTCGGTCGCGGCCCTGACGCCGCGCGCCGAAATCGAAGGCGAGATGGGCGACAGCCTGCCCGGCCTGCAAGCCCGCCTGATGAGCCAGGCCCTGCGCAAGCTGACGGCCTCGATCTCCAAGTCGAAGTGCATCGTCCTCTTCATCAACCAGATCCGTCACAAGATCGGCGTCATGTACGGCTCGCCGGAAACGACGACGGGTGGCAATGCGCTGAAATTCTACGCCTCGGTCCGCCTCGACATCCGCCGCACCGGCGCGATCAAGAACCGCGACGAGGTCGTCGGCAACACCACCCGGGTCAAGGTGGTCAAGAACAAGGTCGCCCCGCCGTTCCGCGAAGTCATCTTCGACATCATGTACGGCGAAGGCATCTCCAAGCTGGGCGAGGTCATCGACCTGGGGGTCAAGGCCGGGGTCATCGACAAGGCCGGCAGCTGGTTCAGCTACGACTCGACCCGGATCGGTCAGGGCCGCGAGAACGTGCGCGAGTTCCTGAAACAGAACCCGGACATGGCCGCCTCGATCGAAGCCGCCGTGCGCGCCTCGACCAACAAGATCGCCGACGAGCTCCTGGGCACGCCGGAGCCTGACGAAGGTCAAGACCTGGAGGGCTGATCCCGCCCTCCCCCCGCTTCTCCGTCCGCCGTCCCCCGCGACCCGCCGAACGACCCCGCGGGGCTCGGGCCGGACGGAGCAGGCCCGCCCGATCCGCATCGGGCGGGCCTCTTTTTTTAGCACCAACAAATCCGCTCATCCCCGCCTCCGCGGGGATGAGCGGGTGTATTGAAATCGGCCTCTCTTTTCTCATCGCCCCGGCTGTTCTCGGCCCTCCCCACCGGGCAAACTCAGCCGTGAAGAACCGGAGCCCCCCATGACCCCCGCCACCGCCGACCTCTGCGACGCCCATCCTGACAAGGTGAAGGTCTGCCATGTCCCGTTCCGCAGCTTCGGGCAGGTCACGGCCTTCCACGGCCCAATCCGCACCCTCAGCGTGCTGGACGATAACGCCCTGGTCCGCCAGGCGCTGGAGCGGCCCGGCCAGGGCGCGGTTCTGGTGGTCAACGGCGGCGGTTCGCTGAAGCGCGCCCTGGTCGGCGACAACCTGGCCAGGCTGGCCATCGACAACGGCTGGGCCGGGATCATCGTCTTCGGCGCCATCCGCGACAGCGCCGTGATCGACAGCATGGGCATCGGCATCCGGGCCGTCGGCGCCATCCCCCTGCGCGCCGACCGCGACGCCATCGGCGAAATCGACATCCCCACCGCCTTCGGCGGCGTCATCTTCACCCCCGGCGACTGGCTCTACGCCGACGCCGACGGGGTCATCGTCGCGCCGCATCGCCTGCACGATTAGAGCCCGCCCGGGCGGAAAAGCGCGCCCCGGCGCACGCCATCACGCGCCAGTGATGCGTTCGGCGCAAAATCCCTATATGACGCCCGTTCCG
Coding sequences within it:
- the recA gene encoding recombinase RecA gives rise to the protein MAQAALKLVGKEDGEKQRALEAAIAQIDRAFGKGSVMKLGKAGVVAEIESVSTGSLGLDMALGIGGLPVGRVIEVFGPESSGKTTLALHTVAEVQKKGGVAAFVDAEHALDPVYAQKLGVNLDDLLVSQPDTGEQALEIVDTLVRSGAVDIVVIDSVAALTPRAEIEGEMGDSLPGLQARLMSQALRKLTASISKSKCIVLFINQIRHKIGVMYGSPETTTGGNALKFYASVRLDIRRTGAIKNRDEVVGNTTRVKVVKNKVAPPFREVIFDIMYGEGISKLGEVIDLGVKAGVIDKAGSWFSYDSTRIGQGRENVREFLKQNPDMAASIEAAVRASTNKIADELLGTPEPDEGQDLEG
- the rraA gene encoding ribonuclease E activity regulator RraA → MTPATADLCDAHPDKVKVCHVPFRSFGQVTAFHGPIRTLSVLDDNALVRQALERPGQGAVLVVNGGGSLKRALVGDNLARLAIDNGWAGIIVFGAIRDSAVIDSMGIGIRAVGAIPLRADRDAIGEIDIPTAFGGVIFTPGDWLYADADGVIVAPHRLHD